The Methylocella tundrae genome contains the following window.
CGCGCGTGACTCCAATCATCGCCATTTCTGATCTGACAAAGACATATGCGTCCGGCTTTACGGCGCTAAAGAGGATCAACCTCGAGATTCGCGCGGGAGAAATATTCGCCCTGCTCGGTCCAAACGGCGCCGGCAAGACGACGCTCATCAACATCGTCTGCGGCATCGTCAATCCAACGAGCGGCGTCGTTCTCGCTGACGGCCATGACATTCTTAAAGATTACCGCGCCGCGCGGTCGCGGATCGGGCTCGTGCCGCAGGAGCTTTCGACGGACGCATTCGAGACTGTTATTGCAACCGTCAGCTTCAGCCGCGGCCTGTTCGGTAAACCGAAGAACGCGGCCTATGTCGAGAAAATTCTGCGCGATTTGTCTTTATGGGAGAAAAAAGACAACAAGATCATGACCTTGTCAGGAGGCATGAAGCGCCGCGTGATGATCGCCAAGGCGCTGTCCCACGAGCCCAAAATCCTCTTTCTCGACGAGCCGACGGCCGGAGTCGACGTCGAGCTGCGGCGCGACATGTGGGAGATGGTGCGATCATTACGCGAAAAAGGCGTCACCATCATTTTGACGACCCATTATATCGAAGAGGCCGAGGAGATGGCCGACCGCGTCGGCGTCATCCGTCAAGGCGAGATCATCCTCGTCGAGGATAAGGATGCGCTCATACGCAAACTCGGCAAAAAGCAGCTGACGCTCTGCCTGCAAAACCCGCTCAGGGGCATT
Protein-coding sequences here:
- a CDS encoding ABC transporter ATP-binding protein yields the protein MIISNEARVTPIIAISDLTKTYASGFTALKRINLEIRAGEIFALLGPNGAGKTTLINIVCGIVNPTSGVVLADGHDILKDYRAARSRIGLVPQELSTDAFETVIATVSFSRGLFGKPKNAAYVEKILRDLSLWEKKDNKIMTLSGGMKRRVMIAKALSHEPKILFLDEPTAGVDVELRRDMWEMVRSLREKGVTIILTTHYIEEAEEMADRVGVIRQGEIILVEDKDALIRKLGKKQLTLCLQNPLRGIPDELKAFNLDLSADGRNLVYSFHSGIEGTGIAALMKKLGELEIAFNDLNTKESSLEEIFVSLVRKQP